The Aphanothece sacrum FPU1 genome includes the window TGTATTGGGTTTCGTTCCTGAAAACAACCGAAGAAAATTGCTTATCTAAGTAGTGTTATCAAAATAATCGGGTCTAAAACCTTGCTTTTTCATGCGAAACGTTTTTGGTTCGGAGTTTAAATCCCCGTTACAAAAACAACTTCCGATGCACTCGCGCTCCCCTGAACTTCTGACTTCATTAAGTTGGGTTTCGTTCCTCAACCCAAGCTACAAAAATTGCTGATGAGTGCTATATAATACTAGAAACAGTTAGCATTTAGCTCGATTATTTCGGTGTGAGAAGTGTCATGAATCAGTTAATATATTTCTTAAGAAAAAAGCTTAGGATTGTCCTTTCCCAACGCTTTTGGTTAATTTTATTAGCCTTAACTGCTTTATCTCTAAGTCTAGGTACAAAAGTCCCTTTAAACGCCCAATATGTTCCGGCCGCTATCGCCACCAATACCTGGCGATATGCGTCCTTTCCCGTCGAAAACCCTCAAGCTTATACCTCTGGGTTTGGGTATCGGATATCTCCCGTCACCGGCCAATCTCAATTTCATTATGGCTTAGATATTGCCGCATCGTTAGGCAGTTATGTGCGAAATTGGTGGGAAGGCCAAATCGTGGAATTATCAGACCATACTGCTTGTGGTACAATGATTAGGATTCGCTCAGGACAATGGACTCATATTTACTGTCATTTGATGGGATCAGTAGGAAACACTCCTCAAGGACAATATTTAATGGATCAAGATGGGGGAATTATTGTCTGGTTAGGGCAAAATATCCCTCTTGGGGCTAGAATTGGTCGAGTAGGTATGACGGGACGAACTACAGGGCCTCATCTTCATTGGGGGTTAATGTATGGCAGAGAATATGTTGATCCTGCTTTAATATTACAAGAAATGTTTCGTTATCAAGCTGCTTCCTAATTTTTATATAATCTTTAAGTTTAGTTTAATGCCAATAAAATACTACATTTTTTTGTATTTAAAGGTAATTTATGACAGGTCAAGTCTATTTAGTAGGAGCAGGATTAGAAAATATTGCTTATCTAACTTTGAGAGCTTATCATTTATTATCTCACGCTGAAGTTTTAATTTATGATGCCCTTATTGATAGTCAATTACTTAATTTAGTTCCTTATAATTGTCTAAAAATTAATGTGGGTAAACGGGGAGGTTTGCCGAGTACAAAACAAGAAACTATTAATAAATATTTAGTTGATTACTGTTTAGAAGGAAAACAAGTTGTTAGATTAAAAAGCGGTGATCCTTTGATTTTTGGTCGCGTTAATCCTGAAATAAATGCCTTAATTAAAGCTAATTGTAATTATGAATTAGTACCTGGTATTTCTTCTGCTTTGGCCGCTCCTTTATTAGCCGGTATTCCCCTAACAGATAAAGTCTTAAGTCGTTGTTTTACTGTTCTCACTGGTCATCAACCAGATTTACTCGATTGGGAGGCATTAGCTAAAATAGATACATTGGTTATTTTAATGGGTGGACGTACCCTTTCTATTATCATTCAATGCTTACAAGACAAGGGACTAGCTATTACTACTCCAATTGCAATTATTCGTCATAGTGGTAATCATAAACAACAGGTTTGGCTAGGAACTTTAGGTGATATACTAGATAAAGTTTATGGGGTTTCTTTGTCTCCTGCTGTTATTATCATTGGTGAAGTTGTCACTCTAAAATTTATGGATTTTTCCTCTTTTCTTCCTTTAACTAACAAAACAATTTTAGTCACTCGTGCTGCGGAACAATCTAGTCAATTTACCCTTCTTTTACAACAACAAGGGGCGACAGTTATTGAAATGCCCGCTTTAGAAATTGTTCCCCCTTCTAGTTGGGAAGGGTTAGATAGTGCAATTAAAGATTTATCGACGTTTAATTGGTTGATTTTAACC containing:
- a CDS encoding M23 family metallopeptidase, with product MNQLIYFLRKKLRIVLSQRFWLILLALTALSLSLGTKVPLNAQYVPAAIATNTWRYASFPVENPQAYTSGFGYRISPVTGQSQFHYGLDIAASLGSYVRNWWEGQIVELSDHTACGTMIRIRSGQWTHIYCHLMGSVGNTPQGQYLMDQDGGIIVWLGQNIPLGARIGRVGMTGRTTGPHLHWGLMYGREYVDPALILQEMFRYQAAS
- the cobA gene encoding uroporphyrinogen-III C-methyltransferase → MTGQVYLVGAGLENIAYLTLRAYHLLSHAEVLIYDALIDSQLLNLVPYNCLKINVGKRGGLPSTKQETINKYLVDYCLEGKQVVRLKSGDPLIFGRVNPEINALIKANCNYELVPGISSALAAPLLAGIPLTDKVLSRCFTVLTGHQPDLLDWEALAKIDTLVILMGGRTLSIIIQCLQDKGLAITTPIAIIRHSGNHKQQVWLGTLGDILDKVYGVSLSPAVIIIGEVVTLKFMDFSSFLPLTNKTILVTRAAEQSSQFTLLLQQQGATVIEMPALEIVPPSSWEGLDSAIKDLSTFNWLILTSANAVEFFFKRLDYYGKDARALSEVKIAVVGKKTASVLQNYGLKPDFIPPNFVADSLVENFPESLSHQNILFPRVETGGREILVKELTKFGANVVEVAAYQSGCPSTIDTDAWDRLQSGKIDIITFASSKTVENFYQLVQQALEKESSLRISAILEKICIASIGPQTSKTCYERLGRVDIEAVEYTLEGLVEALIKSYCIVL